In Archocentrus centrarchus isolate MPI-CPG fArcCen1 chromosome 21, fArcCen1, whole genome shotgun sequence, the following are encoded in one genomic region:
- the col4a1 gene encoding collagen alpha-1(IV) chain, with amino-acid sequence MLLPSGALLMLAALYLCVDLTGAEGCGTSCGNCDCSGVKGAKGERGFPGLQGNMGFPGMQGPEGPPGPMGPKGDLGAPGAPGLKGVRGPPGLSGFPGNPGLPGINGNDGPPGPPGIPGCNGTKGERGRDGAPGFPGLQGPNGIPGIPGMKGDPGGVIGIVPMKGDKGFPGTPGRPGPPGLTGPVGPTGPPGYQGPKGDPGPPGPPGEKDDKLAFVGAKGDKGEKGFQGPPGPPGPPAAELKGTPETIYIPGPRGFTGEQGEKGDKGLCIPHHHNVKGDIGPDGPQGKPGKDGEDGQKGESGFPGPPGFPGLEGQKGEKGPPGYGGLPGPAGPPGSQGLKGEKGFPGPQGERGPPGQHIEGPRGEKGEKGDVGEKGKRGIEGESLFGPPGQPGAPGPPGPPGPPIISCDVQKGNPGPPGPPGLQGEVGQKGDKGDTCVQCEGSGPPGLPGSPGPKGERGPPGTAGSKGEKGIPGQSGQPGQPGVQGNPGLRGLPGPVGEPGDIFVAPGLKGDKGLPGHDGLPGQPGLDGLPGNDGPPGLPGHKGEPAREGIKGERGLNGDTGPIGPQGERGPPGVPGFGRPGLPGEKGSQGNPGSTGPPGPPGVKGEPGKGVSIAGPQGIPGPRGEQGSEGLKGDRGFPGDRGSPGFPGEKGEQGHPGIGFPGPPGPKGISGIPGDSGLPGDPGKSGKDGLPGLPGPPGQKGEPGRGLPGPKGSQGPQGVIGFQGEKGHIGFPGVPGREGQTGPPGLQGIKGEVGPPGLPGLVGKPGAPGKGLPGPPGPHGPTGEPGPHGREGAKGEKGYPGPPGLDMPGPQGEKGSPGFPGQSGDKGQPGFPGLPGRDGPFGNQGPKGEMGLMGTPGVPGITGPRGTPGSPGLRGDPGFTGPRGDIGEPGEKGERGERGLQGPPGNMSDVDMEHMKGVKGDKGDTGFPGSTGDRGSPGVQGEPGMPGKDGEPGSPGKPGDKGDSGVPGQPGSMGPPGPKGGTGEMGIPGPLGPKGTKGDLGTPGHPGFRGEGGIKGDRGADGDPGIGLPGVPGIKGQTGEPGLPGPTGEKGLKGQEGMPGKPGLPGPKGDQGIPGYSGQAGRPGDKGSPGLPGSAGEPGNDGRPGEGGLQGPPGPRGEKGDPGIDGIPGSPGERGQPGMAGIGLPGPPGDLGSKGDKGGPGFPGNPGIPGVPGGKGDKGLQGPQGPQGEPGERGLPGFSLEGPKGERGETGQAGEAGSPGFPGPAGLPGRNGNKGEKGDQGFPGFQGEAGQKGEPGQPGFPGPSGLPGIDGQKGEKGLQGVTGFPGQKGELGNFGVKGETGDRGYPGQKGVDGPPGPPGPQIFIKGDIGIPGTEGLPGPQGPSGLPGQKGDKGVTGFPGLKGEEGLPGYHGQHGAKGEPGLPGPQGPRGHPGPPGPDGVPGPVGPPGPSSMDHGFLVTRHSQTVDVPLCPEGTSLIYDGYSLLYVQGNERSHGQDLGTAGSCLKKFSPMPFLFCNINNVCNFASRNDYSYWLTSPEPMPMSMAPITGESIKPFISRCAVCEAPAMVIAVHSQTIMIPPCPQGWDSLWIGYSFVMHTSAGAEGSGQALASPGSCLEEFRSAPFIECHGRGTCNYYANSYSFWLATIEDDEMFTKPVPATLKAGSLRTHISRCQVCMKRT; translated from the exons GGAGATTTGGGTGCACCTGGGGCTCCTGGACTGAAAGGAGTGAGG GGTCCTCCTGGTCTGTCAGGTTTCCCAGGAAACCCAGGACTACCA GGCATCAATGGAAATGATGGTCCACCTGGTCCACCTGGTATCCCAGGATGCAATGGGACAAAA ggagaaagaggaagagatggCGCTCCTGGTTTTCCTGGTCTTCAAGGACCGAAT GGAATACCAGGAATCCCTGGAATGAAG GGTGATCCTGGTGGTGTGATTGGAATTGTTCCAATGAAAGGAGACAAAGGATTTCCTGGCACACCTGGCAGACCT GGACCACCTGGCCTCACTGGACCTGTTGGACCAACAGGACCCCCTGGCTATCAAGGGCCCAAA GGTGATCCTGGCCCTCCTGGCCCGCCTGGAGAGAAG GATGACAAGTTGGCCTTTGTGGGTGCAAAAGGAGACAAG GGTGAGAAAGGATTTCAAGGCCCACCCGGCCCTCCTGGACCTCCAGCAGCAGAATTGAAAGGAACGCCTGAAACAATTTACATTCCTGGGCCACGG GGGTTCACAGGAGAACAGGGGGAGAAAGGAGACAAA GGCCTCTGCATCCCTCATCACCACAATGTCAAAGGCGATATTGGCCCAGATGGGCCACAG GGTAAACCTGGGAAGGATGGAGAGGATGGGCAAAAG GGAGAAAGCGGTTTTCCTGGACCTCCGGGATTCCCTGGATTAGAG GgtcaaaaaggagaaaagggaCCACCTGGTTAT GGTGGTTTACCTGGCCCAGCTGGCCCTCCTGGTTCCCAAGGTTTAAAAGGAGAGAAAG GTTTTCCTGGTCCTCAGGGAGAGCGAGGTCCACcag GCCAGCATATTGAAGGTCCTCGTGGAGAGAAGGGTGAGAAAGGAGATGTGGGTGAAAAAGGCAAAAGAGGTATAGAAGGAGAGTCTCTCTTTGGACCTCCAGGACAACCAGGAGCCCCTGGTCCTCCTGGACCACCTGGACCACCGA TTATTAGTTGTGACGTTCAGAAGGGGAATCCTGGCCCACCTGGACCTCCAGGGTTACAAGGCGAAGTAGGACAGAAAG GTGACAAAGGGGATACCTGTGTTCAGTGTGAGGGCTCGGGCCCACCTGGATTACCTGGCAGTCCGGGCCCTAAAGGAGAGAGAG GACCTCCTGGTACAGCAGGCAGCAAAGGAGAAAAGGGTATTCCTGGACAATCTGGACAGCCTGGACAACCT GGTGTTCAAGGAAATCCTGGATTGAGAGGGCTCCCCGGTCCTGTTGGAGAGCCAGGGGACATTTTTGTGGCTCCTGGTCTGAAGGGGGACAAAGGTTTGCCTGGTCATGATGGTTTACCTGGACAGCCAGGGCTGGATGGATTACCAGGAAACGACGGCCCCCCAGGCCTTCCTGGCCATAAGGGAGAACCT GCCAGAGAGGGCATCAAGGGTGAACGTGGACTAAATGGTGACACTGGTCCTATTGGCCCTCAAGGAGAGAGGGGTCCACCTGGTGTGCCTGGCTTTGGCCGACCGGGACTGCCGGGAGAGAAGGGCAGTCAGGGGAACCCAGGATCTACTGGACCACCTGGACCACCTG GTGTAAAAGGTGAGCCAGGAAAAGGTGTGAGCATTGCTGGTCCTCAGGGCATCCCTGGACCACGAGGAGAACAAGGCAGTGAGGGACTTAAAG GCGACAGAGGCTTTCCAGGAGACAGAGGTTCACCAGGTTTTCCAGGAGAAAAGGGTGAACAAGGACATCCTGGAATTGGATTTCCAGGCCCACCTGGTCCTAAAG GAATCAGCGGAATTCCAGGAGACTCAGGATTACCAGGAGATCCGGGAAAATCAGGAAAGGATGGCTTGCCTGGATTACCCGGTCCACCTGGACAAAAG GGTGAACCTGGACGAGGTCTTCCGGGTCCAAAAGGTTCACAAGGCCCCCAAGGCGTTATTGGCTTCCAGGGAGAGAAGGGTCATATTGGATTCCCTGGTGTTCCTGGACGAGAAGGACAGACAGGACCGCCGGGACTTCAGGGAATTAAAG gtgAAGTGGGACCTCCGGGACTTCCTGGACTGGTTGGCAAACCTGGTGCTCCAGGAAAAGGACTCCCTGGACCTCCTGGACCACATGGCCCAACTGGAGAGCCTGGACCTCATG GTAGGGAAGGTGCCAAGGGAGAAAAGGGCTACCCAGGTCCACCTGGTTTAGACATGCCGGGGCCTCAGGGAGAAAAGGGAAGCCCTGGGTTTCCAGGACAATCAGGAGATAAAGGACAGCCAGGATTTCCAGGTTTACCCGGCAGGGATGGTCCATTTGGAAACCAAG GTCCGAAAGGGGAAATGGGGCTCATGGGAACACCAGGAGTACCAGGAATTACTGGGCCTCGGGGTACACCTGGATCACCTGGTCTAAGAG GCGATCCTGGTTTTACTGGACCACGAGGCGATATTGGAGAGCCTGGAGAAAAAGGTGAAAGAGGAGAGCGAGGTCTTCAGGGACCTCCTGGGAACATGAGTGATGTTGACATGGAGCACATGAAGGGAGTAAAGGGAGACAAAGGAGACACAG gtttCCCTGGAAGCACTGGAGATAGGGGTTCCCCTGGAGTTCAAGGAGAGCCTGGAATGCCAGGGAAAGATGGAGAACCTGGATCACCTGGAAAACCTG GTGACAAAGGAGACTCTGGCGTACCCGGACAGCCCGGCAGTATGGGACCACCTGGACCAAAAGGTGGAACAGGGGAGATGGGAATACCAG GCCCACTTGGTCCAAAGGGTACCAAAGGAGATCTAGGTACACCAGGACATCCTGGATTCAGAGGCGAAGGTGGAATTAAAGGAGACAGGGGAGCGGATGGTGATCCAGGTATCGGGCTCCCAGGAGTTCCGGGAATAAAG GGTCAGACTGGTGAGCCAGGACTCCCAGGACCAACTGGAGAAAAGGGTCTGAAAGGTCAAGAGGGTATGCCTGGCAAGCCAGGACTGCCGGGACCCAAGGGAGACCAAGGAATTCCTGGGTATTCAG GTCAAGCAGGTAGACCAGGGGATAAGGGTAGCCCTGGACTTCCTGGGTCTGCTGGAGAGCCTGGTAACGATGGCCGGCCTG GTGAAGGTGGTTTGCAGGGGCCTCCTGGTCCACGTGGAGAGAAGGGAGATCCTGGAATTGACGGGATCCCAGGATCCCCAGGAGAGAGAGGACAGCCAG GTATGGCTGGCATAGGTTTGCCTGGGCCACCTGGCGACCTTGGCAGCAAAG GAGACAAAGGCGGCCCTGGCTTTCCTGGCAACCCGGGTATTCCAGGTGTCCCTGGTGGGAAAGGTGACAAGGGACTTCAAGGCCCACAGGGACCTCAGGGAGAGCCAGGAGAGCGGGGTCTCCCAGGTTTCTCTCTAGAGGGACCTAAAGGAGAGCGGGGAGAAACCGGACAAGCTGGAGAAGCAG GATCCCCAGGATTCCCAGGACCTGCTGGATTGCCAGGCAGAAATGGCAACAAGGGAGAGAAAGGAGATCAGGGTTTCCCTGGTTTCCAGGGAGAGGCGGGACAGAAGGGTGAACCTGGACAACCTGGATTTCCT GGACCATCTGGCCTTCCAGGTATTGATGGACAGAAGGGAGAGAAAGGATTACAGGGTGTAACTGGCTTCCCAG GCCAAAAAGGTGAGCTTGGAAATTTTGGCGTTAAAGGAGAAACTGGAGACAGAGGATACCCAGGCCAAAAAG GTGTTGATGGCCCCCCTGGTCCACCCGGGCCCCAAATCTTCATAAAAGGAGACATTGGTATCCCAGGAACTGAAGGTTTGCCTGGACCTCAGGGGCCAAGTGGGCTCCCTGGACAGAAAGGAGATAAAG gTGTGACAGGTTTTCCAGGACTAAAAGGGGAAGAAGGTCTCCCTGGATATCATGGTCAGCACGGGGCCAAAGGAGAGCCTGGCCTCCCAGGGCCACAAG GACCTAGAGGACACCCTGGCCCACCCGGACCTGATGGTGTTCCAGGTCCAGTGGGTCCACCTGGCCCTTCGTCCATGGATCATGGTTTCCTTGTAACACGTCACAGCCAAACAGTGGACGTTCCCCTGTGTCCTGAGGGAACCTCCCTCATATATGATGGCTACTCCTTACTCTATGTACAGGGCAATGAACGCTCTCATGGACAAGACTTAG GTACGGCAGGCAGCTGTCTAAAAAAATTTAGCCCCATGCCCTTCCTGTTCTGTAATATCAACAATGTGTGCAACTTTGCCTCCCGTAATGATTACTCCTATTGGCTCACCTCACCTGAGCCCATGCCTATGAGCATGGCACCTATCACTGGTGAAAGTATTAAACCCTTCATCAGCAG GTGTGCTGTATGCGAAGCTCCAGCCATGGTGATAGCAGTTCACAGTCAGACCATTATGATCCCGCCGTGCCCTCAAGGCTGGGACTCTCTGTGGATCGGCTACTCCTTTGTTATG CACACCAGTGCTGGTGCTGAGGGCTCAGGCCAGGCTTTGGCCTCTCCCGGTTCCTGTCTGGAGGAATTCCGCAGTGCTCCATTCATCGAGTGTCACGGTCGTGGAACCTGCAACTATTACGCCAACTCCTACAGCTTCTGGCTCGCTACCATTGAAGACGATGAGATGTTTAC GAAACCTGTCCCAGCAACACTAAAAGCAGGCAGCCTTCGAACACACATAAGCCGCTGTCAGGTGTGCATGAAGAGGACATAA